tggaccactggcgAAGTCCCAGAATGCTATTTATTAGTAAGGGGAAAACAAACCTGAAATCTCATGATGAGAAATAGAATCATCTGTGAGTTCAGGGTTACCTGTAGGGGTGGGAGGATGGGAGAGAACAGCTTGGACATCAACCACAACTGTCAGGTAAGCTAAGCCAGACAGGTAAGCTTGACCCTTTGGTTCAAGGGTCAAGAGACTCCTGACTGTGTCTCCTAAACTTCTAGTGTAGCTTTGGGTAAGTGACTCAGCCTCTCTCTATGCCTGTTTGCTCATCCACAAAAAGTAGTGATAAGAACAGTACCCACCATACAGGGTAGctgtgaaaatatatattaagtgcTTGGCataagtgctcagtaagtatGAGCTGTGATTGCTCTTgtaaccatttttattttatctttggagAGGCAGTACGTATATGCATGATAAGTtgctttggttgtgtctgactctttgcaaccctctgggccgtagcccaccaagctcctctgtccatgggattctgcaggcaagaatactggagtgggctgctactCCCACCTCCatgagatcctcctgacccagggatcgaacccacgtctcctgtgcctCTTGCACTAGCAGATGGATTCCTTCCctctagcaccagctgggaagccttcAGTATGTGTAGCAGAGTTGTTAAAACTAGAGGTCATGAAATCTGATCCCCGAGGTTCAAAACCTAACTTTGCCACTTACCAGGTATGTGAAGCTGGGCAGGCTATGTTACTTCTTTGGCCTCGGTTTCATAAGAGTCATTGGTACAGACCGTCTCATCAGAGTGTTGATGAGGATTTAATATCAGTCAAAacattaaatgtttaataaactgttttaaatatttactagTTTCAAATAAATGgattacataaaataatataaattaggtgacaatatattaaaataccAATTGCATCATATTATATTACACATTTTATTAACCTACTGTTATACATtatcttataaataaaatattacagcaCTTGaaagagtgcctggcacagagtacgTGCTCAGTAAACAGTTACTAGATTATGAAGACATAGATGAGAGATGTGACAGTTtccagaggctttttttttttcctctctctaaaGTTCCCTTCTGAGACAgtgtttattatgaaaaatttcaagcatCACAAAAGAATAGTGTTATGAAACCCCATTACAGTTACAAATATTTTGCCATGCTTGCTTTCATCTTTTCCTCCCACTCTTTGTTTTGCTTGTGCTGTAGGATTTTAAAGCAAATCCGACCTTATTCCTCTAGCAAAGAACCTGGTATGTGTTTCTGACAGAGAGATACCAGCAGGAATCACAGCAGTTTCAGATCTCCCTATTGACTCCCAGGGCtcgccttgtggctcagctggtaaagaatctgcctgcaatgctcgagacctgggtttgatccctgggttaggaagatcccctggagaagggaatggcaatccacttcagtattctggcctggagaattgcatggacttggctccaaaatcactggagatggtgacttcagccatgaaattaaaagacacttactcctgggatgaaaagctatgaccaacctagacagcatagtaagtagggacattactttgctgacaaaggtccatctaaacaaagctatggtttttccagtagtcatgtatagatgtgagagttggactataaagaaagttgagagccaaagaattgatgcttttgaactgtggtgttggagaagactcttgagagtcccttggattgcaaggaaatcaaaccagtcaatcctaaaggaaatcagtcctgaatattcattggaaggactgctgctgaagctgaaactccaatgctttggccacctgatgcgaacaactgactcattagaaaaaaccctgatgctgggaaagattgaaggcagggggagacggggaggacagaggatgagatggttgaatagcatcacctactcgatggacatgagtttgagcaagctctgggagttggtgagggacagggaagcctggcgtccatgAGGtgacagagtcggagacgactgagcaactgaactgaactgaactgatcgacTCCCAGACTCAGGCCCTCTCCTCAGCCCCTGACTAGCCTAGCCTCCTGCGGAAGAACCCATGACCAGATGTGCGGGGGCCAGCGTAGGGGTCCCGGGTTATCGTTTCCTGGTTCCCCACGCTCCGGGTGCCGGTAGGTGCTGGTAGGTGCTGGTAGGTGCTGGTAGGGTGCTGAGCGGGTCGTGGCCTTGCGGGCCTCCCAGCGCTACGAGGCCGCCTCCGAATAGCCTGCGGGAACTATAACGGAACTGCAGCTGACTACCTGATAATTCCTGGAGGTCTGCGGAGTGCCAACATAGTCGAAGAGTTCCTTGTGGGCTAGACTCGGCTTTAACAGCTAGGGAGGCCCCTCCCTCTCCTACCCTCAGCTCCGACTCACGTCGGCAGAGAGCGTTACCGGCCCAAACAGGCTGCGTTTGGGGGCTTATAGCCCACGGTATTTTCTCAGCACCGAGAGGCTTGTTCTGCCGGCTGTGACCCAACACTTTACCGGGTATTCCCGTCCCCAAGGGTTGGGGGCCTTCGATGTACACTTGCTCTGGGAGTGGGGACTCACGGAGCTTCCCATGGTTGCTTTAATAAATGAGGATAAACCCACGTGTGTGCCCGTCTTCTCTCTCCCAGTGCCCCCAGCGCTCTGGGGAACACAAGGACCCTAACCTCTAGCTCTCTCCACTCGCAGGACCCAAGAGTCGGGTCAGGATCCCCTGGTCTCTTCCGACCCCAAACCTAAGAGTCTCAGCGTCCAGcgtcctcctcctccaggccctcAGGAGTACCGTCCTCTCAAGGACACTGATGTCCAGTGGGGCGGGCCAGTGAACCATTAGCTCCGCCCCTTACTCACAGCATTGTGACGTAGCAGCAGCGACAACCTATGAGGCGCGACGGCGCCGCAAAGCTGGGAGCGGGAGGCGGAAGTGCCTGGGGCAGTGTTTCACCGCTTCTGCCGCCTGTTCCGGTGCGCAGCTCCGTGCCCCGCGGCCCAGCTGCTGCCATGAGCCGGCACAGCCGGTTGCAGAGGCAAGTTCTGAGCCTGTACCGCGAGCTGTTGCGCGCCGGGCGCGGGAAGCCGGGCGCCGAGGCACGGGTGCGGGCTGAATTCCGGCAGCACGCCTGCCTGCCACGCTCAGACGTACTTCGCATTGAGTACCTGTACCGCCGCGGTCGGCGCCAGCTCCAGATGCTACGCTCGGGCCACGCCACGGCCATGGGTGCC
The genomic region above belongs to Budorcas taxicolor isolate Tak-1 chromosome 18, Takin1.1, whole genome shotgun sequence and contains:
- the SDHAF1 gene encoding succinate dehydrogenase assembly factor 1, mitochondrial, whose protein sequence is MSRHSRLQRQVLSLYRELLRAGRGKPGAEARVRAEFRQHACLPRSDVLRIEYLYRRGRRQLQMLRSGHATAMGAFVRTQDPTEESNGAGAPGTLSNEGDDRRRPLDSIRTPKTPLDGR